One genomic segment of Scylla paramamosain isolate STU-SP2022 chromosome 9, ASM3559412v1, whole genome shotgun sequence includes these proteins:
- the LOC135103701 gene encoding uncharacterized protein LOC135103701 isoform X1 — MAATTTRTGAIKTACLLTSHLTQHLLGYASVRMTYTDLKNEICNTWVQLSAEQMAQVRMALLDISSSVGQYPRMREISKCSSLASALILLEKWKLLTPQKVDIILQLTEHVGPHTGMIRGLIEHYKKKTFPTADTYDSEETHVQQNPVPHDPVYNRICEYLSENLRGRWSDLGRSLGLGNLVTELFRDPAIRKKDKVYQVLEEYRVRVQGDPIPGLLQALQGCELNLQRKHILREILS; from the exons ATGGCAGCCACCACAACAAGAACAGGAGCAATA AAAACAGCCTGCCTTCTCACTTCTCACCTCACCCAACACCTGCTTGGGTATGCCTCTGTCAG AATGACTTACACTGATCTGAAGAATGAAATATGCAACACATGGGTGCAGTTGAGTGCGGAACAGATGGCCCAAGTGCGCATGGCCCTGCTGGACATCTCTAGTTCAGTAGGACAATACCCACGTATGAGGGAAATAAGCAAGTGTTCTAGTCTGGCCTCAGCTCTCATCTTACTTGAAAAATGGAAGCTTCTCACACCACAGAA GGTGGATATCATTCTTCAGCTCACAGAACATGTTGGGCCTCACACAGGGATGATTCGAGGGCTTATAGAACACTACAAGAAAAAGACTTTTCCTACAGCTGACACTTATGACAGTGAAGAGACGCATGTGCAGCAGAACCCTGTACCTCATGACCCTGTCTATAATAGGA tttgtGAATACTTGAGTGAGAACCTGCGAGGCCGTTGGTCTGACCTGGGTCGTTCCTTGGGTCTTGGAAACCTCGTCACTGAGCTGTTTCGAGATCCAGCTATCAGGAAAAAGGATAAGGTTTATCAG GTATTGGAGGAATACAGGGTGCGGGTGCAAGGGGATCCCATTCCAGGCCTGCTGCAAGCCTTACAAGGTTGTGAACTCAACCTGCAGCGTAAACACATTCTGAGAGAAATTCTCTCCTGA
- the LOC135103701 gene encoding uncharacterized protein LOC135103701 isoform X3: MKTACLLTSHLTQHLLGYASVRMTYTDLKNEICNTWVQLSAEQMAQVRMALLDISSSVGQYPRMREISKCSSLASALILLEKWKLLTPQKVDIILQLTEHVGPHTGMIRGLIEHYKKKTFPTADTYDSEETHVQQNPVPHDPVYNRICEYLSENLRGRWSDLGRSLGLGNLVTELFRDPAIRKKDKVYQVLEEYRVRVQGDPIPGLLQALQGCELNLQRKHILREILS; the protein is encoded by the exons AAAACAGCCTGCCTTCTCACTTCTCACCTCACCCAACACCTGCTTGGGTATGCCTCTGTCAG AATGACTTACACTGATCTGAAGAATGAAATATGCAACACATGGGTGCAGTTGAGTGCGGAACAGATGGCCCAAGTGCGCATGGCCCTGCTGGACATCTCTAGTTCAGTAGGACAATACCCACGTATGAGGGAAATAAGCAAGTGTTCTAGTCTGGCCTCAGCTCTCATCTTACTTGAAAAATGGAAGCTTCTCACACCACAGAA GGTGGATATCATTCTTCAGCTCACAGAACATGTTGGGCCTCACACAGGGATGATTCGAGGGCTTATAGAACACTACAAGAAAAAGACTTTTCCTACAGCTGACACTTATGACAGTGAAGAGACGCATGTGCAGCAGAACCCTGTACCTCATGACCCTGTCTATAATAGGA tttgtGAATACTTGAGTGAGAACCTGCGAGGCCGTTGGTCTGACCTGGGTCGTTCCTTGGGTCTTGGAAACCTCGTCACTGAGCTGTTTCGAGATCCAGCTATCAGGAAAAAGGATAAGGTTTATCAG GTATTGGAGGAATACAGGGTGCGGGTGCAAGGGGATCCCATTCCAGGCCTGCTGCAAGCCTTACAAGGTTGTGAACTCAACCTGCAGCGTAAACACATTCTGAGAGAAATTCTCTCCTGA
- the LOC135103701 gene encoding uncharacterized protein LOC135103701 isoform X2 — MKTGYIYKTACLLTSHLTQHLLGYASVRMTYTDLKNEICNTWVQLSAEQMAQVRMALLDISSSVGQYPRMREISKCSSLASALILLEKWKLLTPQKVDIILQLTEHVGPHTGMIRGLIEHYKKKTFPTADTYDSEETHVQQNPVPHDPVYNRICEYLSENLRGRWSDLGRSLGLGNLVTELFRDPAIRKKDKVYQVLEEYRVRVQGDPIPGLLQALQGCELNLQRKHILREILS; from the exons AAAACAGCCTGCCTTCTCACTTCTCACCTCACCCAACACCTGCTTGGGTATGCCTCTGTCAG AATGACTTACACTGATCTGAAGAATGAAATATGCAACACATGGGTGCAGTTGAGTGCGGAACAGATGGCCCAAGTGCGCATGGCCCTGCTGGACATCTCTAGTTCAGTAGGACAATACCCACGTATGAGGGAAATAAGCAAGTGTTCTAGTCTGGCCTCAGCTCTCATCTTACTTGAAAAATGGAAGCTTCTCACACCACAGAA GGTGGATATCATTCTTCAGCTCACAGAACATGTTGGGCCTCACACAGGGATGATTCGAGGGCTTATAGAACACTACAAGAAAAAGACTTTTCCTACAGCTGACACTTATGACAGTGAAGAGACGCATGTGCAGCAGAACCCTGTACCTCATGACCCTGTCTATAATAGGA tttgtGAATACTTGAGTGAGAACCTGCGAGGCCGTTGGTCTGACCTGGGTCGTTCCTTGGGTCTTGGAAACCTCGTCACTGAGCTGTTTCGAGATCCAGCTATCAGGAAAAAGGATAAGGTTTATCAG GTATTGGAGGAATACAGGGTGCGGGTGCAAGGGGATCCCATTCCAGGCCTGCTGCAAGCCTTACAAGGTTGTGAACTCAACCTGCAGCGTAAACACATTCTGAGAGAAATTCTCTCCTGA
- the LOC135103701 gene encoding uncharacterized protein LOC135103701 isoform X4, protein MTYTDLKNEICNTWVQLSAEQMAQVRMALLDISSSVGQYPRMREISKCSSLASALILLEKWKLLTPQKVDIILQLTEHVGPHTGMIRGLIEHYKKKTFPTADTYDSEETHVQQNPVPHDPVYNRICEYLSENLRGRWSDLGRSLGLGNLVTELFRDPAIRKKDKVYQVLEEYRVRVQGDPIPGLLQALQGCELNLQRKHILREILS, encoded by the exons ATGACTTACACTGATCTGAAGAATGAAATATGCAACACATGGGTGCAGTTGAGTGCGGAACAGATGGCCCAAGTGCGCATGGCCCTGCTGGACATCTCTAGTTCAGTAGGACAATACCCACGTATGAGGGAAATAAGCAAGTGTTCTAGTCTGGCCTCAGCTCTCATCTTACTTGAAAAATGGAAGCTTCTCACACCACAGAA GGTGGATATCATTCTTCAGCTCACAGAACATGTTGGGCCTCACACAGGGATGATTCGAGGGCTTATAGAACACTACAAGAAAAAGACTTTTCCTACAGCTGACACTTATGACAGTGAAGAGACGCATGTGCAGCAGAACCCTGTACCTCATGACCCTGTCTATAATAGGA tttgtGAATACTTGAGTGAGAACCTGCGAGGCCGTTGGTCTGACCTGGGTCGTTCCTTGGGTCTTGGAAACCTCGTCACTGAGCTGTTTCGAGATCCAGCTATCAGGAAAAAGGATAAGGTTTATCAG GTATTGGAGGAATACAGGGTGCGGGTGCAAGGGGATCCCATTCCAGGCCTGCTGCAAGCCTTACAAGGTTGTGAACTCAACCTGCAGCGTAAACACATTCTGAGAGAAATTCTCTCCTGA